The genomic segment CAAATGCTTACAAAGATGGTGGAAttctgtataatatatttatatataatatatttataaacctaaattaatttggtTTACAACATTCAGATATgttatgctcctgttatttttattcccAGCTACCAAAAGTtgcctttagttgtaaaattccatgttACTATTTCATATTTAGCGGATTTAAACATACAAAGtagagaaattaaattaagcaaTCATTTTACTAACAacaaatgcaccacaagtgccacctgtcaATCATCTTTGGCCAGCGAATCAGGTGCCGTGGAAACCTGCAGCCCCAATCCCGCGTTACAGGGTATTACCGCAGCCTGGCAGTGACAGGTGCCAGGAGTTGCTATTTTTATAACAGAGAGAATATTGGTCCACTAGTAACAACCTCAACCCGGCAGTACTCTGTATGATACAGCCtggggaatcctggtcacagaCACAGGCTTCAGTTAGCAACAGGTAGTCAATACAGCTAGCCTTATGGTTTATGTTCAAACCTTTACTGGATCACCAATATGGGACCACCCAATATGAGAGCTTTATGTATAGAATAAATAGCATTAATTGGCTAAATCTATTTTTAGATCCCTCTGGGACTGGCTCTCCTAGATCCTCAGTACCCAAGGTGTGAACAGTGGAATATTTGCTATCATTGAATTTGATCCATAAATTGCTAAACTAGTAACAGGTGTTACTAATCTCTGTGGATACATTAAACAGTAGGTCAGGTATATTGTCCCTTGCTGTTTGGAGAAGAGATCTCCTGTCatagttttatatactgtatatacacagttTTTACAGAGTGGTTGGATTTATCTTGACTAATATCGCCAGTATTTGgttttattaaataatcaaGAGCTTTGATTGAAAGAATTCAGAACAAAACTTTCAGATGTGATAGATTATGGGAAAGATGTTAGAATTTTTGAGAAGGTGTTTTGAAGATTTGGTTAAAGAGCTTATGAAGTGACAAACTGTGTTTTTATGAAGAATATCATACATCAGGAATTATAAAACAGGTGTATAAAACTGATGATCTGAACTGAATTAGGCAAACATGACAAACTTCTGAAATATGTCAGAAGTTTAACATTTCTAAATCTGactaattaaattatattacagTAAAACCATAAGTAGTGGGTTCAACTTGAAACATAaaatgcttatttaaaataaatactgataTTTCCAGGACCTGCCTGCTGTCTgactgtttatttatttattaacaatCGACTGGCATTCTCCTACCACAATTTATCCCTTGAgctattaaataattaaacacatTTGCTAGAATATATAGAAATAATTAAGGTTTTTATTCAACAGTTTTTCATTAGTAATGACACAGACATAAACTAAAATATAGTACAAAGTGAGATTGTAAATTATTATTCAGTGTTTTGTACTCAAAActggcaataaaaaaaacatgaatcatTTTGCAAAAGTGAAATCGGCATTACACTGGAGTTCAATACACTAGATGAAGTGGTGTAAAAAAAAGTATCATCACTTCAAGAAATATCTGTAATCATCCACTCCACCAACATTCTCTTTGCCCAGAACCTATgctttcttttataaaaaatatcttATTACTAAAGCTCTTCTTAaagaattttttatttcttttgtcttAATCCCATATATTACTGGATTAAGAACTGGAGGAAATATGACAAAGGACATTCCCATGAATCTACGCAGGTTCAGTGGTGTTTGAGGGAATCGATAAGCAAGAATAATAATGAGGCTAGAAAATTCATAAATAAGGAAAGCAAGTAAATGTGTTGCACATGTGTAAAGAGCTTTAGTTTTTGATTCAGACTCCTTGCTTCTGAGGCATGTGGAGAGAATTCTGCCATAcgtaaaaacaacagaaaatattCCTATTGCATGAAGAAAACCTGTAATAAGTAACCCATAGATATTATTTACACTAGTATCTTCAGCACAGGTTGCTAGAAGTAGAGTGGAATTCTCACAGTAAAAATTTGAGAGAACGGTTCTACAGAAAGGGAATCTTAAAAGGAGTGCAAACAGGGTGCTGATCAATACAAAGTCGAAGACCCAAACAAACACAATTAGTTTTGTCACAGTGTTACCTGATATGATTGTATGGTACCTCAAAGGGTGACAGATTGCAATGTACCTATCGAAGGCCATCACTGCTAATATGAGAAGAGTCGCACCACCATACATGTGAACACAGAAGGCTTGAATGAGACAGAAAGGGAAAGTAATTTTCCTTCTTATAGACACTAAATCCATAATTGCTCTGGGAATCACAGCAGAGATCCCTATCAAGTCATTAACTGACAGGTTGAAAAGAAACAGGTACATTGGCTCATGTAAGTGCTTGTCTGTAGCAATAAGAACCAGAAGACTCAGgttacagaaaacagaaaataagtaaataataatTCCAATGACGACAGTCAGATATACACCTTCAGGGGTCAAATCAAAACCAGCTAATGAAAAGCCAGCTGTCATTACATTTATAGTCCCATTTTCCATGATTTCTTCTTTAAGAGACCTGAAAAATTACAGAAATACATTTACGTTTTTTGTAAActtatgaataaaaaaatataatttaagttatttttgttAAGCTTATGtccaaataaaaattaaaaaaaaatcacaaaacatatAGACCTGATGCTGATTGTGGTTTAAGAGAACTGCTACATTTCTAAAGGATTGTGTGAAACATGTACAGATAAACAGCAAAGTCATTAGTCAAattttactgtataacaaaaattaaaaaaaactctcttTTTGATATTTAGACAGATTACAGTGATGAAGCATcaattacataaaaaataaaattaaaataataaacacatcTGTAGGCATCCACACACTGAGCCACTCATCTTGACTGGATGAAGTGTAATATTGAGTATACAATATTGAATTTAGTATTTAtgtaacataaataaaaataacaaaggttCCCTAAAATTACATAAAGGTGACCAGGTCCCAGTGATACAAGGACAGATAGCTCCTAGAGCAGAGCCTACAACATTTTCTAAATTCTATAAGAAATATCCTTACTTGCTTAGTGTTGATagtttagaaaaacaaacattattgtCCTTCTATGCAAGTTTGAATTTGGTCCCCTGCTTATCAATCAT from the Lepisosteus oculatus isolate fLepOcu1 chromosome 5, fLepOcu1.hap2, whole genome shotgun sequence genome contains:
- the LOC102696826 gene encoding olfactory receptor 4D2-like; translated protein: MENGTINVMTAGFSLAGFDLTPEGVYLTVVIGIIIYLFSVFCNLSLLVLIATDKHLHEPMYLFLFNLSVNDLIGISAVIPRAIMDLVSIRRKITFPFCLIQAFCVHMYGGATLLILAVMAFDRYIAICHPLRYHTIISGNTVTKLIVFVWVFDFVLISTLFALLLRFPFCRTVLSNFYCENSTLLLATCAEDTSVNNIYGLLITGFLHAIGIFSVVFTYGRILSTCLRSKESESKTKALYTCATHLLAFLIYEFSSLIIILAYRFPQTPLNLRRFMGMSFVIFPPVLNPVIYGIKTKEIKNSLRRALVIRYFL